DNA from Synechococcus sp. CBW1108:
CCGGCGGCATGCCCTCAAGTCACTCGGCCCTGCTCACCGGCACCACCGCAGCCCTGGGCTGGGTGGAGGGTTTTGGGGGGCCCCTCTTCGGCCTGGCGGCCGTGCTCTGTTTCGTGGTGCTCTATGACGCCTCCGGCGTGCGCCGTGCCGCCGGCCTCACCGCAGCCCGGGTGAATGCAATGGGTCAAGTTGAAATGGGTGAAATCCAGAGAGGTGAAATCCAGCTAGATAGTGCCAATCCCCGCCAGCACGGGAAGCCCCTCAAGGAGAATCTCGGCCACACCCGACTGGAGGTGCTGATCGGCTCCCTG
Protein-coding regions in this window:
- a CDS encoding divergent PAP2 family protein, which encodes MSEPLLAIFDNGVLWWGLASCGVAQLSKLVIELVVHRRWNPRVLVETGGMPSSHSALLTGTTAALGWVEGFGGPLFGLAAVLCFVVLYDASGVRRAAGLTAARVNAMGQVEMGEIQRGEIQLDSANPRQHGKPLKENLGHTRLEVLIGSLIGPLVALPGLVLAGSPLHLAQALGWLAPIG